From Desmodus rotundus isolate HL8 chromosome 12, HLdesRot8A.1, whole genome shotgun sequence, one genomic window encodes:
- the LOC112313480 gene encoding sulfotransferase 2A1-like isoform X2: protein MINLIHTKGDPTWVQSTVMWERSPWVETQIGLDILENQKDPRFYISHLPIQFFPKSFFKSKAKGIYIMRNPRDIIVSGYHFWKAVKATRNPDSFEEYFQWFIQGNVAFGSWFDHVRGWLQMKGKENFLLISYEELHQDTRASAERVSQFLGVKLNPEELSSVLKNVSFQAMRDNKMSNFSLVPDTYMDHSKACLMRKGITGDWKNHFTVAQSEAFDKLYREKMAGLPQGLFPWD, encoded by the exons ATGATCAATCTGATCCACACCAAGGGGGACCCGACCTGGGTACAATCTACTGTCATGTGGGAGCGCTCACCGTGGGTAGAAACGCAGATAGGGCTTGATATTCTAGAGAATCAGAAAGACCCACGCTTCTATATCTCCCACCTCCCTATTCAATTCTTCCCCAAGTCGTTCTTCAAGTCCAAGGCCAAG ggTATTTACATCATGAGAAATCCCAGAGATATTATTGTTTCTGGTTATCATTTCTGGAAAGCAGTAAAGGCAACCAGAAACCCAGATTcatttgaagaatattttcaatGGTTTATTCAAGGAAATG TGGCATTTGGCTCATGGTTTGACCATGTTCGTGGCTGGCTGcagatgaaaggaaaagagaatttccTATTAATATCCTATGAGGAGCTGCATCAG GACACAAGAGCCAGTGCAGAGAGGGTCAGCCAATTCTTGGGCGTGAAGCTAAACCCAGAAGAACTGAGCTCAGTCCTCAAGAATGTGTCCTTCCAGGCCATGAGAGACAATAAAATGAGCAACTTCTCTCTAGTACCTGACACCTATATGGATCACAGCAAAGCATGCTTGATGAGAAAAG GAATCACTGGGGACTGGAAAAATCACTTCACAGTGGCCCAGAGTGAAGCCTTTGATAAACTTTACCGAGAGAAGATGGCCGGGCTTCCTCAGGGCCTCTTCCCATGGGACTGA
- the LOC112313480 gene encoding sulfotransferase 2A1-like isoform X3: MANNYLWIEGIPFPTSTIGDLRSWRDQFVVRDEDVITLSYPKSGTNWIREMINLIHTKGDPTWVQSTVMWERSPWVETQIGLDILENQKDPRFYISHLPIQFFPKSFFKSKAKGIYIMRNPRDIIVSGYHFWKAVKATRNPDSFEEYFQWFIQGNVAFGSWFDHVRGWLQMKGKENFLLISYEELHQDTRASAERVSQFLGVKLNPEELSSVLKNVSFQAMRDNKMSNFSLVPDTYMDHSKACLMRKGITGDWKNHFTVAQSEAFDKLYREKMAGLPQGLFPWD, from the exons ATGGCTAACAATTATCTGTGGATTGAAGGGATTCCTTTCCCCACATCTACTATAGGAGACCTGAGATCTTGGCGGGATCAGTTTGTGGTGAGGGATGAAGATGTCATCACACTTTCCTACCCAAAGTCAG GAACCAACTGGATAAGGGAGATGATCAATCTGATCCACACCAAGGGGGACCCGACCTGGGTACAATCTACTGTCATGTGGGAGCGCTCACCGTGGGTAGAAACGCAGATAGGGCTTGATATTCTAGAGAATCAGAAAGACCCACGCTTCTATATCTCCCACCTCCCTATTCAATTCTTCCCCAAGTCGTTCTTCAAGTCCAAGGCCAAG ggTATTTACATCATGAGAAATCCCAGAGATATTATTGTTTCTGGTTATCATTTCTGGAAAGCAGTAAAGGCAACCAGAAACCCAGATTcatttgaagaatattttcaatGGTTTATTCAAGGAAATG TGGCATTTGGCTCATGGTTTGACCATGTTCGTGGCTGGCTGcagatgaaaggaaaagagaatttccTATTAATATCCTATGAGGAGCTGCATCAG GACACAAGAGCCAGTGCAGAGAGGGTCAGCCAATTCTTGGGCGTGAAGCTAAACCCAGAAGAACTGAGCTCAGTCCTCAAGAATGTGTCCTTCCAGGCCATGAGAGACAATAAAATGAGCAACTTCTCTCTAGTACCTGACACCTATATGGATCACAGCAAAGCATGCTTGATGAGAAAAG GAATCACTGGGGACTGGAAAAATCACTTCACAGTGGCCCAGAGTGAAGCCTTTGATAAACTTTACCGAGAGAAGATGGCCGGGCTTCCTCAGGGCCTCTTCCCATGGGACTGA
- the LOC112313480 gene encoding sulfotransferase 2A1-like isoform X1 encodes MANNYLWIEGIPFPTTTVGDLRSWGNQFVVRDEDVIILSYPKSGTNWIREMINLIHTKGDPTWVQSTVMWERSPWVETQIGLDILENQKDPRFYISHLPIQFFPKSFFKSKAKGIYIMRNPRDIIVSGYHFWKAVKATRNPDSFEEYFQWFIQGNVAFGSWFDHVRGWLQMKGKENFLLISYEELHQDTRASAERVSQFLGVKLNPEELSSVLKNVSFQAMRDNKMSNFSLVPDTYMDHSKACLMRKGITGDWKNHFTVAQSEAFDKLYREKMAGLPQGLFPWD; translated from the exons ATGGCCAACAATTATCTGTGGATTGAAGGGATTCCTTTCCCCACAACTACTGTTGGAGACCTGAGATCTTGGGGGAATCAGTTTGTGGTGAGGGATGAAGATGTCATCATACTTTCCTACCCAAAGTCAG GAACCAACTGGATAAGGGAGATGATCAATCTGATCCACACCAAGGGGGACCCGACCTGGGTACAATCTACTGTCATGTGGGAGCGCTCACCGTGGGTAGAAACGCAGATAGGGCTTGATATTCTAGAGAATCAGAAAGACCCACGCTTCTATATCTCCCACCTCCCTATTCAATTCTTCCCCAAGTCGTTCTTCAAGTCCAAGGCCAAG ggTATTTACATCATGAGAAATCCCAGAGATATTATTGTTTCTGGTTATCATTTCTGGAAAGCAGTAAAGGCAACCAGAAACCCAGATTcatttgaagaatattttcaatGGTTTATTCAAGGAAATG TGGCATTTGGCTCATGGTTTGACCATGTTCGTGGCTGGCTGcagatgaaaggaaaagagaatttccTATTAATATCCTATGAGGAGCTGCATCAG GACACAAGAGCCAGTGCAGAGAGGGTCAGCCAATTCTTGGGCGTGAAGCTAAACCCAGAAGAACTGAGCTCAGTCCTCAAGAATGTGTCCTTCCAGGCCATGAGAGACAATAAAATGAGCAACTTCTCTCTAGTACCTGACACCTATATGGATCACAGCAAAGCATGCTTGATGAGAAAAG GAATCACTGGGGACTGGAAAAATCACTTCACAGTGGCCCAGAGTGAAGCCTTTGATAAACTTTACCGAGAGAAGATGGCCGGGCTTCCTCAGGGCCTCTTCCCATGGGACTGA